GCGCTTGCGCCGCGCCCGGTACGTCGATGTACAGCGAATCGCTGATCGGCTTACCCATGTCGAGGGTTTCGAGCAGCGCCAGTTCTTCAGCGTGCTGCTTGAGCAAGCTGGCGAAACGAATCATGGTGGCTTTGCGTTTGGTCGGCGCCAGGCGCGACCACACGCCGGAATTGAAGGTGGCGCGGGCGTTTTCCACGGCGCGTTGGGCGTCGGCGGCGTCACAGCTGGCGATCTTGCCCAGCAGACGGCCATCGACCGGGCTGATGCACTCGAAGGTTTCGCCGGAGACGGCGTCGGTGTATTCACCGTTGAGGTAGGCGCGGCCTTCGATCTTCAGGTCGCGAGCACGTTGTTCCCAATCGGCACGAGTCAGGGTGGTCATTCGAGTGTCCTCCTCTTGTTGAATAGAGCGCCGCGTTCTTCGCGGACGTCTTCAGGAATGCTGCCCGGCCAGCCTGCTTTTCGGCCCAAGGCACCCGCCACCCTAAACCAGCGGCCGGGGTTGTTTCAATATATTTGACATAAGCGCGCCATACGCCCTTGCGGTGTTCATTTTAATAAACATAGACTTTGGCCCTTTCAAGCCACCGCGCCGTCATCACGGGAGAAAACAACAATGAACATCCAGAACGTCGTCGATATCAGCCTGACCAGCAGCGAAGCCGAACGCTATCGCCCGGACCCGGCCAAAGTGCTCAAGGGCGATCCCGAGCAAGCGGTGTTCAATCAGTACGACAGCCCTTGTGGGCAAATGGGTGTTGGCGTGTGGGAAGGTGCGGTCGGGCAGTGGACGGTGAACTACACCGAGCATGAATACTGCGAAATCCTGCAAGGGGTTTCGGTGCTGCGTGACAGCGATGGAAATGCCAAGACCTTGCGTGTTGGCGACCGCTTTGTGATTCCGGCCGGTTTCCGTGGTACCTGGGAAGTGCTGGAGGCTTGCCGCAAGATCTATGTGATCTTCGAACAGAAGGCCTGAGGATTTTCGCTGGCTGATCCGGCCCCATCGCTGGCAAGCCAGCTCCCACAGGTTTTGTGGTGAACACAAATTTTGTGCCTACCGACGATCATTGTGGGAGCTGGCTTGCCAGCGATGAGGCCCGGCCGGATACCGCAGAAATCCGAGGCAACAAAAAAGGCCCGCATCTCACGATACGGGCCTTTTTCGTAAGTCGGGAAAAATCAATTACTTGATTTTGCCTTCCTTGTAGATCACGTGCTTGCGAACAACCGGATCATATTTCTTGATCTCGATTTTGTCCGGGGTAGTACGCTTGTTCTTGTCGGTAGTGTAGAAGTGACCAGTACCGGCGCTCGAGATCAAACGAATCAATTCACGCATGATTAGCTCCCTTAAATCTTGCCATCGCGGCGAAGTTCGGCGAGCACGACACTGATGCCACGCTTGTCGATGATGCGCATGCCTTTGGCAGATACGCGCAGACGCACAAAACGTTTCTCTTCTTCAACCCAGAAGCGGTGATGCTGCAGGTTCGGCAGGAAACGACGACGGGTTTTGTTGTTTGCGTGGGAAATGTTATTCCCGGTTACCGGACCCTTACCGGTAACTTGACATACTCTCGACATGCCTCAGCCCTCTAAAACCACATGCCCAACCCGGCATGGGTTGGCCGCTTAATCTCTCAGTCATTTGGCGCCAGGCGCCGCGTTTCTTTAGAGGTCTTACCGGCTACACCTACAGTGAAGGAACCGGGCCCCTAGAAAAGAGCGCTGCTTTATACCAGAAAGACCGGGGTGCAACAACAATGGATGTGCAATCGACCGGTAAAAAGGCGCATTTTCCGCCTGCAGACGCTTTGGATAAAGGCTGAGGCGAGTTTTGACCACTCGTCGCAGAAAACCGCTCTAACAGACGTTTCCGACTTTTCCTCGTGCACCGCGGTCTGAAAAACGTCACTGGGCTGCCCCAAAAATGCAAAAAGGGGATAGTCATTTGCAATCCAGCCCTCTAGGGTAACCCTTTTCCAGACTGCACCTGCAGATGGCCTTCGATCTGTAAAGGAAGCCGACCATGCGCCTCGCTGCCCTACCCCTGTTGCTCGCCCCGCTTCTGCTGAGCCCCCTGGCCCAGGCTGCCGCCCTGAGCGTGTGCACCGAGGCCAGCCCTGAAGGGTTCGACGTGGTGCAATACAACTCGCTGACCACCACCAATGCCTCGGCCGATGTGCTGATGAATCGCCTGGTCGACTTCGACACCGCCAGCGGCAAAGTCGTGCCGAGCCTGGCCGACAGCTGGGAAGTCAGCACCGACGGCCTGACTTATGTGTTCAAGCTGCACCCGCAGGTGAAGTTTCACAGCACTGACTATTTCAAGCCGACCCGTACCCTGAGCGCCGAAGACGTCAAATTCAGCTTCGATCGCATGCTCGATCCAGCCAACCCATG
The Pseudomonas fluorescens genome window above contains:
- the rpmB gene encoding 50S ribosomal protein L28, translating into MSRVCQVTGKGPVTGNNISHANNKTRRRFLPNLQHHRFWVEEEKRFVRLRVSAKGMRIIDKRGISVVLAELRRDGKI
- a CDS encoding cupin domain-containing protein — translated: MNIQNVVDISLTSSEAERYRPDPAKVLKGDPEQAVFNQYDSPCGQMGVGVWEGAVGQWTVNYTEHEYCEILQGVSVLRDSDGNAKTLRVGDRFVIPAGFRGTWEVLEACRKIYVIFEQKA
- the rpmG gene encoding 50S ribosomal protein L33, giving the protein MRELIRLISSAGTGHFYTTDKNKRTTPDKIEIKKYDPVVRKHVIYKEGKIK